Proteins found in one Arachis stenosperma cultivar V10309 chromosome 8, arast.V10309.gnm1.PFL2, whole genome shotgun sequence genomic segment:
- the LOC130945263 gene encoding phospholipase D delta-like — protein sequence MVTESKSDTVVYLHGDLDLRIIEARYLPNMDMLSERFRRFFSALNTCTASITGRKKTEKRHRHGKIITSDPYVTVCIAGATVARTRVIANSQNPTWNEHFKIPLAHQATELEFYIKDNDMFGADLIGVAFVSADKILSGETVSSWFPIIGTSGRPPKPNCAVKLEMKFTKCEDSPLYRSNIAPEPNRFAVPDTYFPIRHGGSVTLYQDAHVPDSMLPDIGLDDGVVFQQGKCWEDICHSILEAHHLVYIVGWSIYDKVKLVREPTRPLPSGGDLSLGELLKYKSQEGVRVLMLVWDDKTSHNKFFIHTDGVMQTHDEETRRFFKHSSVTCVLSPRYASSKLSIFRQQVVGTLFTHHQKCVIVDTQGQGNHRKITAFIGGLDLCDGRYDTPEHRIVRDLDTVFQNDHHNPTFSAGVKCPRQAWHDLHCKIEGPAVYDILTNFEQRWRKAARWSELGKKIKRVSYWQDDSLIKLERISWILSPSESVPNDHPDLWVSKEDDPQNWNVQVFRSIDSGSVKGFPKDILEAENQNLVCAKNLVIDKSIQTAYIHAIRSAQHFIYIENQYFIGSSFAWPSYKEAGADNLIPMELALKIVSKIRSKERFTVYIVIPMFPEGVPSSVAMQEILFWQGQTMQMMYDIIARELKAANLENSHPQDYLNFYCLGNRENLTEVPNSNASVISNSSETVASSKYNRFMVYVHAKGMVVDDEYVILGSANINQRSMAGSRDTEIAMGAYQPHHTWAKKQRHPHGHVYGYRMSLWAEHMGYIDECFKEPETLKCVQIVNKIAEENWNKYTADSFAPMQGHLMKYPVRVDANGKVSCLPGFETFPDVGGKVLGSRSTLPSALTT from the exons ATGGTGACGGAGTCGAAATCCGACACCGTGGTGTACCTCCATGGAGACCTCGATCTTCGGATCATTGAGGCTCGTTACCTCCCCAACATGGACATGCTCTCGGAGCGCTTCCGCAGATTCTTCTCTGCTCTAAACACATGCACCGCCTCCATCACCGGCAGGAAGAAGACCGAGAAGAGACACCGCCACGGAAAGATCATCACCAGCGACCCTTACGTCACCGTCTGCATCGCCGGCGCCACCGTGGCTCGAACCCGCGTCATTGCTAACTCTCAGAACCCTACCTGGAACGAGCATTTCAAGATCCCTCTGGCTCACCAGGCCACGGAGCTGGAATTTTACATCAAAGATAACGACATGTTCGGCGCAGACTTGATCGGAGTCGCATTCGTCTCCGCGGATAAGATCTTATCCGGCGAAACCGTCAGCAGCTGGTTCCCGATTATCGGCACCTCCGGTAGGCCTCCGAAGCCTAATTGCGCGGTTAAGCTCGAGATGAAATTCACGAAATGCGAGGATTCTCCTCTGTACAGATCCAACATTGCACCAGAACCTAATCGGTTCGCCGTTCCGGATACGTATTTTCCGATTCGGCATGGAGGTTCGGTGACTCTGTACCAGGACGCGCACGTGCCGGATTCGATGCTGCCAGACATTGGATTGGATGATGGAGTTGTGTTTCAGCAAGGTAAGTGCTGGGAAGATATCTGCCATTCGATCTTGGAGGCCCATCATTTGGTATACATTGTGGGTTGGTCCATTTACGATAAGGTGAAGCTCGTTAGAGAGCCCACTAGGCCTTTACCCAGCGGTGGAGATTTGAGCCTCGGTGAGTTGCTCAAGTACAAGTCTCAAGAAGGCGTTAGGGTCTTAATGTTGGTCTGGGATGACAAGACTTCGCACAATAAATTCTTCATTCACACG GATGGAGTAATGCAAACTCATGACGAAGAAACTCGAAGGTTCTTCAAGCATTCTTCAGTAACATGTGTGCTGTCACCTCGATATGCCAGCAGTAAGCTTAGCATTTTCAGGCAGCAG GTTGTTGGAACACTCTTCACGCATCATCAAAAATGTGTAATAGTTGATACTCAAGGACAGGGAAACCATAGAAAGATAACCGCATTTATAGGTGGTCTGGATCTTTGTGATGGGCGTTATGATACACCTGAGCACAGGATTGTCCGAGATCTTGACACTGTTTTTCAGAATGATCATCATAATCCTACATTTTCT GCAGGAGTCAAGTGTCCAAGGCAAGCATGGCATGACTTACATTGCAAAATTGAGGGTCCTGCTGTGTATGATATACTCACTAATTTTGAGCAGCGCTGGAGAAAAGCCGCTAGATGGTCTGAGTTGGGTAAAAAAATCAAGAGAGTATCGTATTGGCAAGATGATTCTCTCATCAAGTTGGAACGCATTTCTTGGATTCTCAGTCCTTCTGAGTCAGTTCCAAATGATCATCCTGACTTGTGGGTTTCCAAGGAAGATGACCCCCAAAATTGGAACGTTCAG GTTTTTCGATCTATTGACTCTGGCTCAGTGAAAGGGTTTCCTAAGGATATACTCGAAGCTGAGAATCAG AACCTCGTTTGTGCAAAAAATTTGGTGATTGACAAGAGTATTCAGACAGCATACATACATGCGATAAGATCTGCACAACATTTTATTTATATCGAGAATCAATATTTCATCGGATCATCCTTTGCATGGCCATCCTACAAAGAAGCAG GTGCTGATAACCTAATTCCTATGGAGTTAGCACTGAAGATAGTTAGTAAGATTAGATCCAAGGAGAGGTTTACAGTTTATATTGTCATCCCAATGTTTCCTGAAGGTGTCCCTTCTTCGGTGGCAATGCAAGAGATTCTGTTTTGGCAG GGACAAACTATGCAGATGATGTATGACATCATAGCTCGGGAGTTAAAAGCTGCAAACCTTGAAAACAGCCATCCACAAGACTACCTAAACTTTTACTGTCTCGGAAACAGGGAGAATTTAACTGAAGTTCCAAACTCAAATGCTTCTGTGATTTCAAATAGTAGCGAAACG GTTGCATCTTCCAAGTACAACCGTTTTATGGTTTATGTACATGCAAAAGGAATGGTTGTGGATGATGAATATGTTATACTCGGATCGGCCAACATTAATCAACGATCAATGGCTGGATCGAGAGATACAGAGATCGCAATGGGTGCATATCAACCCCATCATACATGGGCTAAGAAACAGAGGCATCCACATGGTCATGTATATGGGTACAGAATGTCTTTATGGGCGGAACACATGGGTTACATCGATGAATGCTTCAAGGAGCCTGAAACTTTGAAATGCGTCCAAATTGTGAACAAGATTGCTGAAGAGAACTGGAATAAGTATACAGCTGATTCTTTTGCACCAATGCAAGGGCACCTAATGAAATATCCTGTAAGAGTAGATGCAAATGGCAAGGTCAGCTGCTTACCCGGTtttgagactttcccagatgttGGTGGCAAAGTACTTGGCTCACGCTCAACCCTTCCCTCTGCTCTAACAACATAG